The following proteins are encoded in a genomic region of Corylus avellana chromosome ca4, CavTom2PMs-1.0:
- the LOC132177372 gene encoding phosphoenolpyruvate carboxylase 4 isoform X2: MTDTTDDIAEEISFQSFDDDCKLLGSLLNDVLQREVGGTFMEKLERNRTLAQSACNMRTAGIEDMAELLEKQLASEISKMTLEEALTLARAFSHYLNLMGIAETHHRVRKARNAAPLSKSCDDIFNKLVQGGVPPDDLYETVCKQEVEIVLTAHPTQINRRTLQYKHIRLAHLLDYNDRPDLSLEDREMLIEDLVREITSIWQTDELRRYQPTPVEEARAGLNIVEQSLWKAVPHYLRRVSNALKKHTGRPLPLTCTPIRFGSWMGGDRDGNPNVTAKVTKDVSLLSRWMAIDLYIREADNLRFELSMNQCSDRLSRLAHEILEEETSSDVRHESWNQSLSRSQMKLHGQQAPSLPTQLPAGADLPSCTECNDGGSEYPRLEFPSTDYKPLNRQSAVISRSTSFNSSQHIAQRKVFAESQMGRSSFQKLLEPRISQSPGIAPYRIVIGNVKDKLMKTQRRLELLLEDLPCEYDPWDYYETSDQLLEPLLLCYDSLQSCGSGVLADGRLADLIRRVATFGMVLMKLDLRQESGRHADTLDAITRYLDIGMYSEWDEGKKLEFLTRELKGKRPLVPASIEVAADIKEVLDTFRVAAELGSDSLGAYVISMASNASDVLAVELLQKDARLAFSGELGRPCPGGTLRVVPLFETVKDLREAGSVIRRLLSIDWYREHIIKNHNGHQEVMVGYSDSGKDAGRFTAAWELYKAQEDVVAACNEYGIKVTLFHGRGGSIGRGGGPTYLAIQSQPPGSVMGTLRSTEQGEMVQAKFGLPQTAVRQLEIYTTAVLLATLRPPHPPREEKWRNLMEDISKISCQNYRSVVYENPEFLAYFHEATPQAELGFLNIGSRPTRRKSSTGIGHLRAIPWVFAWTQTRFVLPAWLGVGAGLKGVCEKGHTDDLKAMYEEWPFFQSTIDLIEMVIGKADIPIAKHYDEVLVSESRRELGSNLRTELLTAEKYVLVVSGHEKLSENNRSLRRLIESRLPYLNPMNMLQVEVLKRLRCDDANHKLRDALLITINGIAAGMRNTG, encoded by the exons ATGACGGACACCACGGACGACATAGCGGAGGAAATCTCGTTTCAGAGCTTCGACGACGACTGCAAATTGCTCGGGAGTCTACTCAACGATGTGTTGCAGCGCGAGGTCGGAGGCACGTTCATGGAGAAACTCGAGAGGAACCGTACCCTTGCTCAG AGCGCTTGCAACATGAGGACGGCGGGGATCGAGGACATGGCGGAGCTGCTAGAGAAGCAGCTGGCTTCTGAGATATCGAAGATGACCTTAGAGGAAGCCTTGACCCTCGCTCGCGCATTCAGCCACTATCTCAATTTGATGGGTATCGCTGAAACCCATCACAG AGTTCGTAAGGCACGAAACGCGGCGCCTCTATCGAAATCTTGTGATGACATTTTTAATAAGCTGGTGCAGGGTGGAGTTCCCCCAGATGATCTCTATGAAACTGTTTGCAAGCAG GAGGTTGAAATTGTTCTTACTGCACATCCCACACAAATCAATCGACGCACATTACAATACAAGCACATTAGACTTGCC CATCTTTTAGACTACAATGACCGACCTGATCTTAGTCTTGAAGATAGAGAAATGCTTATTGAGGATCTG GTGAGAGAGATAACTTCAATCTGGCAGACTGACGAGCTGAGGCGCTACCAACCTACGCCCGTTGAAGAAGCTAGGGCTG gTCTGAACATTGTGGAGCAGTCCCTTTGGAAAGCTGTACCTCATTATTTACGCCGTGTCAGTAATGCCCTAAAGAAG CATACCGGGAGGCCCCTTCCATTAACTTGCACACCAATAAGGTTTGGGTCTTGGATGGGGGGTGATAGAGATGGAAATCCAAATGTAACAGCAAAG GTCACCAAAGACGTCTCTCTTTTATCTAGGTGGATGGCTATTGACCTCTACATTCGCGAAGCTGATAATCTCAGATTTGAACTATCCATGAATCAGTGCAGTGATAGATTGTCAAGATTGGCACATGAAATTCTAGAAGAAG AAACTTCATCTGATGTTCGGCATGAGAGTTGGAATCAGTCTCTGAGCAGAAGTCAAATGAAGCTTCATGGCCAACAAGCTCCATCCCTTCCAACACAACTTCCAGCTGGAGCTGATCTGCCCTCTTGCACTG AATGTAATGATGGTGGATCCGAGTATCCCAGACTAGAATTTCCTAGCACTGATTACAAGCCACTGAATCGTCAG TCAGCTGTGATTTCAAGGTCTACTTCTTTCAACTCTAGTCAACACATTGCTCAGAGGAAAGTATTTGCAGAATCCCAGATGGGAAGGTCCAGCTTTCAGAAGCTTTTGGAGCCAAGGATCTCTCAAAGCCCAGGAATTGCTCCTTACAGAATTGTTATCGGCAATGTAAAAGACAAG CTTATGAAGACGCAAAGACGTCTGGAGCTTCTTCTCGAGGACCTTCCCTGTGAATATGATCCTTGGGACTACTATGAAACATCAGATCAATTATTGGAACCACTGCTCCTGTGTTATGACTCTTTG CAATCATGTGGATCTGGGGTACTAGCTGATGGTCGGCTGGCTGACCTGATCCGAAGAGTTGCTACTTTTGGGATGGTATTGATGAAACTCGACTTGCGTCAG GAATCTGGTAGACATGCTGATACCCTAGATGCAATTACCAGATATTTGGATATCGGTATGTATAGTGAGTGGGATGAGGGAAAGAAACTGGAATTTTTAACGAGAGAGCTGAAAGGGAAGAGACCACTTGTTCCCGCTAGTATTGAG GTTGCTGCTGATATTAAAGAAGTCCTGGACACCTTCCGTGTAGCTGCTGAGCTAGGGAGTGATTCACTTGGAGCCTATGTGATTTCTATGGCTTCAAAT GCAAGCGATGTCCTTGCTGTCGAGCTTTTACAGAAAGATGCAAGACTTGCATTTAGTGGGGAATTAGGAAGACCATGTCCTGGTGGAAC GCTGCGGGTGGTTCCTCTATTTGAAACGGTGAAGGACTTGAGAGAAGCGGGATCGGTGATCAGGAGATTATTATCAATTGATTGGTATCGGGAACACATCATAAAGAACCATAACGGTCACCAAGAG GTTATGGTTGGGTACTCTGATTCTGGTAAAGATGCTGGGCGTTTCACTGCTGCATGGGAACTTTACAAAGCCCAAGAAGATGTTGTGGCTGCATGCAATGAATATGGTATTAAAGTTACTCTATTTCATGGGCGTGGAGGGAGTATTGGTCGTGGTGGTGGCCCAACATATCTTGCCATTCAATCCCAACCACCTGGCTCTGTGATG GGTACCCTGCGGTCAACAGAGCAAGGGGAGATGGTACAGGCGAAGTTTGGGTTGCCACAGACAGCAGTTAGACAGCTGGAGATATACACAACAGCTGTGCTGCTTGCAACCCTACGTCCCCCACACCCGCCTCGAGAAGAAAAATGGCGTAATCTCATGGAGGATATCTCAAAAATCAGTTGCCAGAATTATCGGAGCGTTGTCTATGAAAATCCAGAATTCCTTGCCTACTTCCATGAGGCTACACCTCAAGCTGAGCTTGGCTTCCTTAACATAGGAAGCCGTCCCACAAGAAGAAAGAGCTCAACAGGAATTGGACATCTTCGTGCCATACCTTGGGTCTTTGCATGGACCCAAACGAGATTCGTTCTTCCGGCTTGGCTTGGAGTTGGAGCAGGTCTAAAGGGTGTTTGTGAGAAGGGACATACTGATGATCTTAAAGCCATGTATGAAGAATGGCCTTTCTTTCAGTCCACCATAGACCTTATAGAGATGGTTATAGGGAAGGCCGACATACCTATAGCCAAGCACTATGATGAAGTCCTTGTGTCAGAGAGCAGGCGAGAACTTGGTTCCAATCTACGGACGGAGCTCTTGACGGCTGAGAAGTATGTACTGGTTGTTAGTGGGCATGAAAAACTTTCCGAGAATAATCGGAGCTTGAGGAGGCTGATAGAAAGCAGACTTCCCTATCTCAATCCTATGAACATGTTGCAGGTGGAAGTGCTAAAGAGGTTGAGGTGTGATGATGCTAACCATAAACTCAGAGATGCATTGCTTATCACAATAAATGGAATTGCAGCTGGAATGAGGAACACAGGTTAA
- the LOC132177372 gene encoding phosphoenolpyruvate carboxylase 4 isoform X1: MTDTTDDIAEEISFQSFDDDCKLLGSLLNDVLQREVGGTFMEKLERNRTLAQSACNMRTAGIEDMAELLEKQLASEISKMTLEEALTLARAFSHYLNLMGIAETHHRVRKARNAAPLSKSCDDIFNKLVQGGVPPDDLYETVCKQEVEIVLTAHPTQINRRTLQYKHIRLAHLLDYNDRPDLSLEDREMLIEDLVREITSIWQTDELRRYQPTPVEEARAGLNIVEQSLWKAVPHYLRRVSNALKKHTGRPLPLTCTPIRFGSWMGGDRDGNPNVTAKVTKDVSLLSRWMAIDLYIREADNLRFELSMNQCSDRLSRLAHEILEEETSSDVRHESWNQSLSRSQMKLHGQQAPSLPTQLPAGADLPSCTECNDGGSEYPRLEFPSTDYKPLNRQDGQGSSSSNFSRLDFRHNLRSSFQNGHSANSSTAQSAVISRSTSFNSSQHIAQRKVFAESQMGRSSFQKLLEPRISQSPGIAPYRIVIGNVKDKLMKTQRRLELLLEDLPCEYDPWDYYETSDQLLEPLLLCYDSLQSCGSGVLADGRLADLIRRVATFGMVLMKLDLRQESGRHADTLDAITRYLDIGMYSEWDEGKKLEFLTRELKGKRPLVPASIEVAADIKEVLDTFRVAAELGSDSLGAYVISMASNASDVLAVELLQKDARLAFSGELGRPCPGGTLRVVPLFETVKDLREAGSVIRRLLSIDWYREHIIKNHNGHQEVMVGYSDSGKDAGRFTAAWELYKAQEDVVAACNEYGIKVTLFHGRGGSIGRGGGPTYLAIQSQPPGSVMGTLRSTEQGEMVQAKFGLPQTAVRQLEIYTTAVLLATLRPPHPPREEKWRNLMEDISKISCQNYRSVVYENPEFLAYFHEATPQAELGFLNIGSRPTRRKSSTGIGHLRAIPWVFAWTQTRFVLPAWLGVGAGLKGVCEKGHTDDLKAMYEEWPFFQSTIDLIEMVIGKADIPIAKHYDEVLVSESRRELGSNLRTELLTAEKYVLVVSGHEKLSENNRSLRRLIESRLPYLNPMNMLQVEVLKRLRCDDANHKLRDALLITINGIAAGMRNTG, from the exons ATGACGGACACCACGGACGACATAGCGGAGGAAATCTCGTTTCAGAGCTTCGACGACGACTGCAAATTGCTCGGGAGTCTACTCAACGATGTGTTGCAGCGCGAGGTCGGAGGCACGTTCATGGAGAAACTCGAGAGGAACCGTACCCTTGCTCAG AGCGCTTGCAACATGAGGACGGCGGGGATCGAGGACATGGCGGAGCTGCTAGAGAAGCAGCTGGCTTCTGAGATATCGAAGATGACCTTAGAGGAAGCCTTGACCCTCGCTCGCGCATTCAGCCACTATCTCAATTTGATGGGTATCGCTGAAACCCATCACAG AGTTCGTAAGGCACGAAACGCGGCGCCTCTATCGAAATCTTGTGATGACATTTTTAATAAGCTGGTGCAGGGTGGAGTTCCCCCAGATGATCTCTATGAAACTGTTTGCAAGCAG GAGGTTGAAATTGTTCTTACTGCACATCCCACACAAATCAATCGACGCACATTACAATACAAGCACATTAGACTTGCC CATCTTTTAGACTACAATGACCGACCTGATCTTAGTCTTGAAGATAGAGAAATGCTTATTGAGGATCTG GTGAGAGAGATAACTTCAATCTGGCAGACTGACGAGCTGAGGCGCTACCAACCTACGCCCGTTGAAGAAGCTAGGGCTG gTCTGAACATTGTGGAGCAGTCCCTTTGGAAAGCTGTACCTCATTATTTACGCCGTGTCAGTAATGCCCTAAAGAAG CATACCGGGAGGCCCCTTCCATTAACTTGCACACCAATAAGGTTTGGGTCTTGGATGGGGGGTGATAGAGATGGAAATCCAAATGTAACAGCAAAG GTCACCAAAGACGTCTCTCTTTTATCTAGGTGGATGGCTATTGACCTCTACATTCGCGAAGCTGATAATCTCAGATTTGAACTATCCATGAATCAGTGCAGTGATAGATTGTCAAGATTGGCACATGAAATTCTAGAAGAAG AAACTTCATCTGATGTTCGGCATGAGAGTTGGAATCAGTCTCTGAGCAGAAGTCAAATGAAGCTTCATGGCCAACAAGCTCCATCCCTTCCAACACAACTTCCAGCTGGAGCTGATCTGCCCTCTTGCACTG AATGTAATGATGGTGGATCCGAGTATCCCAGACTAGAATTTCCTAGCACTGATTACAAGCCACTGAATCGTCAG GATGGTCAGGGTTCTTCTAGTTCAAATTTTTCACGTCTGGATTTTCGTCACAATTTACGCTCGTCATTTCAAAATGGACATTCGGCTAATTCTAGCACTGCACAGTCAGCTGTGATTTCAAGGTCTACTTCTTTCAACTCTAGTCAACACATTGCTCAGAGGAAAGTATTTGCAGAATCCCAGATGGGAAGGTCCAGCTTTCAGAAGCTTTTGGAGCCAAGGATCTCTCAAAGCCCAGGAATTGCTCCTTACAGAATTGTTATCGGCAATGTAAAAGACAAG CTTATGAAGACGCAAAGACGTCTGGAGCTTCTTCTCGAGGACCTTCCCTGTGAATATGATCCTTGGGACTACTATGAAACATCAGATCAATTATTGGAACCACTGCTCCTGTGTTATGACTCTTTG CAATCATGTGGATCTGGGGTACTAGCTGATGGTCGGCTGGCTGACCTGATCCGAAGAGTTGCTACTTTTGGGATGGTATTGATGAAACTCGACTTGCGTCAG GAATCTGGTAGACATGCTGATACCCTAGATGCAATTACCAGATATTTGGATATCGGTATGTATAGTGAGTGGGATGAGGGAAAGAAACTGGAATTTTTAACGAGAGAGCTGAAAGGGAAGAGACCACTTGTTCCCGCTAGTATTGAG GTTGCTGCTGATATTAAAGAAGTCCTGGACACCTTCCGTGTAGCTGCTGAGCTAGGGAGTGATTCACTTGGAGCCTATGTGATTTCTATGGCTTCAAAT GCAAGCGATGTCCTTGCTGTCGAGCTTTTACAGAAAGATGCAAGACTTGCATTTAGTGGGGAATTAGGAAGACCATGTCCTGGTGGAAC GCTGCGGGTGGTTCCTCTATTTGAAACGGTGAAGGACTTGAGAGAAGCGGGATCGGTGATCAGGAGATTATTATCAATTGATTGGTATCGGGAACACATCATAAAGAACCATAACGGTCACCAAGAG GTTATGGTTGGGTACTCTGATTCTGGTAAAGATGCTGGGCGTTTCACTGCTGCATGGGAACTTTACAAAGCCCAAGAAGATGTTGTGGCTGCATGCAATGAATATGGTATTAAAGTTACTCTATTTCATGGGCGTGGAGGGAGTATTGGTCGTGGTGGTGGCCCAACATATCTTGCCATTCAATCCCAACCACCTGGCTCTGTGATG GGTACCCTGCGGTCAACAGAGCAAGGGGAGATGGTACAGGCGAAGTTTGGGTTGCCACAGACAGCAGTTAGACAGCTGGAGATATACACAACAGCTGTGCTGCTTGCAACCCTACGTCCCCCACACCCGCCTCGAGAAGAAAAATGGCGTAATCTCATGGAGGATATCTCAAAAATCAGTTGCCAGAATTATCGGAGCGTTGTCTATGAAAATCCAGAATTCCTTGCCTACTTCCATGAGGCTACACCTCAAGCTGAGCTTGGCTTCCTTAACATAGGAAGCCGTCCCACAAGAAGAAAGAGCTCAACAGGAATTGGACATCTTCGTGCCATACCTTGGGTCTTTGCATGGACCCAAACGAGATTCGTTCTTCCGGCTTGGCTTGGAGTTGGAGCAGGTCTAAAGGGTGTTTGTGAGAAGGGACATACTGATGATCTTAAAGCCATGTATGAAGAATGGCCTTTCTTTCAGTCCACCATAGACCTTATAGAGATGGTTATAGGGAAGGCCGACATACCTATAGCCAAGCACTATGATGAAGTCCTTGTGTCAGAGAGCAGGCGAGAACTTGGTTCCAATCTACGGACGGAGCTCTTGACGGCTGAGAAGTATGTACTGGTTGTTAGTGGGCATGAAAAACTTTCCGAGAATAATCGGAGCTTGAGGAGGCTGATAGAAAGCAGACTTCCCTATCTCAATCCTATGAACATGTTGCAGGTGGAAGTGCTAAAGAGGTTGAGGTGTGATGATGCTAACCATAAACTCAGAGATGCATTGCTTATCACAATAAATGGAATTGCAGCTGGAATGAGGAACACAGGTTAA
- the LOC132177643 gene encoding ABC transporter G family member 21, whose product MMPPEQKTTTTTAGSSPPNMPLTNRSGSENSSVHADPSGCTSTSHVTPRLEHQTPEKRPAILQKSLRPITLMFDDVAYSISLRAVLNGVSGVVRPGELLAMLGPSGSGKTTLLTALAGRFPGKVSGTITYNGQPFSSSMKRMTGFVTQDDVLYPHLTVLETLTYAALLRLPKELSRQEKVELAEMVVVDLGLTRCRNSVVGGTLLRGVSGGERKRVSIGQEMLVNPSLLLLDEPTSGLDSTTAQRIVATLRGLARGGRTVITTIHQPSSRLYRMFDKVVVLSDGCPIYSGHASRVMGYFESIGYAPGFNFVNPADFLLDLANGIAPDIRQDDQVEFDGRLDDHDDQNSIKQSLVSSYKKNLYPALKAEIHRNVSDPVLSTSSRINCENQWSTTWWDQFMVLLRRGLQERKHESYSGLRIFQVMSVSLLSGLLWWKSDTSHIQDQVGLLFFFAIFWGFFPLFNAIFAFPLERPMLIKERSSGMYRLSSYYFARMAGDLPMELVLPTIFVTITYWMGGLKPSLATYLQTLLIILFNVLVSQGLGLALGAILMDVKQATTLASVTMLVFLLAGGYYIQHIPCFIAWLKYISFSHYCYKLLVGVQYTANEVYVCGLGVPCRVRDFAAIKYLGVDNMWLDVAPLIVMFVGYRVLAYLALRMGHPR is encoded by the exons ATGATGCCCCCTGAGCAAAAAACTACCACTACTACCGCCGGCAGCAGTCCGCCTAACATGCCACTCACAAACCGCTCCGGCTCCGAGAACTCTTCGGTCCACGCCGACCCTTCCGGTTGTACAAGTACCTCTCATGTCACCCCTCGTTTGGAACATCAGACGCCGGAGAAACGGCCAGCCATTCTCCAGAAATCCTTACGCCCCATTACACTTATG TTTGACGACGTGGCATATAGTATAAGCCTGCGGGCTGTGCTAAACGGCGTTAGTGGGGTGGTTAGACCCGGCGAGCTTCTGGCAATGTTGGGTCCGTCAGGCAGCGGCAAGACCACCCTTCTAACCGCCCTGGCCGGCAGGTTTCCCGGCAAGGTCTCCGGCACAATAACATACAACGGCCAGCCTTTCTCTAGCTCCATGAAGCGCATGACTGGTTTCGTTACCCAGGATGACGTGTTATACCCTCATCTGACTGTGCTGGAGACTTTAACCTATGCTGCTTTGTTAAGGTTGCCTAAAGAGCTTTCCAGGCAAGAGAAAGTTGAGCTGGCTGAGATGGTCGTCGTGGACCTTGGACTTACACGGTGTCGTAATAGTGTTGTGGGCGGGACCCTCCTTAGGGGTGTTTCGGGTGGGGAACGGAAACGGGTCAGTATCGGGCAGGAGATGCTGGTCAACCCGAGCCTCTTGTTGCTCGATGAGCCCACTTCCGGGCTCGACTCCACCACCGCTCAGCGTATCGTCGCCACTTTGCGAGGGCTCGCCCGGGGCGGCCGTACGGTGATCACCACCATTCATCAGCCTTCCAGCCGCTTGTATAGGATGTTCGACAAGGTCGTGGTGCTATCTGACGGGTGCCCCATTTACAGCGGGCATGCGAGTCGGGTCATGGGGTATTTCGAGTCTATTGGATATGCACCCGGGTTCAATTTCGTCAACCCAGCTGATTTTCTGCTCGATCTTGCCAACG GTATAGCTCCTGATATCAGGCAGGATGATCAGGTGGAGTTTGATGGAAGATTAGACGACCATGATGATCAGAATTCAATCAAACAATCCTTGGTTTCATCCTACAAAAAGAACTTATATCCTGCCTTGAAGGCTGAGATTCACAGGAATGTAAGCGACCCAGTTCTCTCAACATCATCCAGAATAA ATTGTGAGAACCAATGGAGCACCACCTGGTGGGATCAATTTATGGTGTTGCTAAGAAGGGGTTTACAAGAGAGAAAGCATGAATCTTATTCTGGTCTCAGGATTTTCCAGGTCATGTCTGTCTCACTTCTTTCCGGCCTGTTATGGTGGAAATCTGACACTTCTCACATTCAAGATCAG GTTGgacttctcttcttcttcgcCATCTTCTGGGGTTTTTTCCCACTATTCAACGCCATATTCGCATTCCCTCTGGAGCGACCGATGCTAATAAAAGAACGTTCCTCCGGCATGTACCGCCTCTCCTCCTACTACTTTGCTAGAATGGCGGGCGACTTGCCGATGGAGCTCGTGCTCCCGACAATCTTCGTGACAATAACTTACTGGATGGGCGGTCTAAAGCCTTCACTCGCCACGTATCTCCAGACCCTGTTGATCATCCTTTTCAACGTGCTAGTCTCCCAGGGGCTCGGCCTTGCGCTGGGCGCGATCCTGATGGACGTAAAGCAGGCGACAACTCTGGCGTCGGTGACGATGCTTGTGTTCTTGCTGGCCGGCGGCTACTACATCCAGCACATACCATGTTTCATTGCTTGGTTGAAGTACATATCTTTTAGCCACTACTGTTACAAGCTTCTTGTCGGGGTGCAGTACACGGCGAACGAGGTTTATGTTTGTGGGTTAGGGGTGCCCTGTCGGGTGCGGGATTTTGCTGCGATTAAGTATCTGGGTGTTGATAATATGTGGTTGGATGTGGCTCCTTTGATCGTGATGTTTGTGGGTTACAGGGTTTTGGCCTACTTGGCTTTGAGGATGGGACACCCTCGCTGA
- the LOC132179480 gene encoding isoprenylcysteine alpha-carbonyl methylesterase ICME: MPSPLLPISNPPSHSSLGHPAPSAMPYAASTATMLVKAGEDDPTACLLFSSSFEDEKAVSIKPLLPRTLSYSGATTTTTTSSSSYYQQRRRRIASENSLSSLSSSSPRRQSFGNDVGHAAAETFLVTQLSLKLLRYLGLGYKWITRFLALGCYALLLIPGFLQVGYYYFFSRQIRRSIVYGDQPRNRLDLYLPKNSDGPKPVIAIITGGAWIIGYKAWGCLLGQQLSERDIIVACIDYRNFPQGTMSDMVKDASQGISFVCNNIAEYGGDPDRIFLMGQSAGAHLAACTLLEQAIKEAGEGENTSWSVSQIKTYFGLSGGYNLFNLIDHFHNRGLYRSIFLSIMEGEQSLRRFSPEVMVQDPDIRNAISLLPPIILFHGTADYSIPSDDSKNFAETLKSVGVKAESILYEGKSHTDLFVQDPMRGCGDQMFEDLVANIHAGDMEALAKDAVAPPRRRLVPEFMLQLARRVSPF; the protein is encoded by the exons ATGCCTTCCCCTTTGCTACCCATTTCCAACCCGCCTTCACATTCCTCATTGGGACATCCAGCCCCTTCAGCCATGCCGTATGCTGCTTCCACGGCCACAATGTTAGTCAAGGCAGGAGAGGATGACCCAACGGCctgtcttcttttttcttcatcatttGAGGATGAGAAAGCCGTTTCCATCAAACCCCTTCTCCCCAGGACCTTAAGCTACTCCGGCGCcactaccaccaccaccaccagctCTAGCAGCTACTACCAGCAGCGGCGGCGCCGGATCGCTAGCGAAAACTCCTTGTCTTCACTCTCCAGTTCCAGTCCTCGCCGCCAGTCATTTGGCAATGATGTCGGGCACGCCGCCGCTGAGACGTTCTTGGTGACCCAATTGAGTTTGAAGCTCTTAAGATATCTTGG gTTAGGTTACAAATGGATTACAAGATTTCTTGCCCTTGGTTGTTACGCCTTGCTACTTATCCCAGGTTTTCTTCAAG TTGGATATTACTATTTCTTCTCCCGTCAGATTCGCAGAAGTATAGTATATGGTGATCAGCCAAGAAATAG GCTGGATCTGTATCTACCCAAAAATAGTGATGGACCAAAGCCAGTCATTGCAATTATAACTGGTGGAGCCTGGATTATTGG TTACAAAGCATGGGGTTGTCTTTTAGGGCAACAGTTATCAGAAAGAGACATCATAGTGGCATGCATAGATTACAG GAATTTCCCTCAGGGAACTATGAGTGATATGGTAAAGGATGCTTCTCAAGGTATCTCATTTGTGTGCAACAATATTGCTGAATATGGAGGTGATCCTGATAG GATTTTTCTCATGGGACAGTCAGCTGGTGCACATCTTGCTGCTTGCACGCTATTGGAGCAGGCAATTAAAGAAGCTGGTGAAGGAGAGAACACTTCTTGGAGTGTCTCTCAGATAAAGACTTATTTCGGTTTATCTGGAGG GTACAATTTGTTTAACCTAATAGATCACTTCCATAATCGAGGCCTGTACCGTTCAATCTTTTTAAG CATAATGGAAGGGGAACAATCCCTTCGACGATTCTCTCCTGAAGTAATGGTCCAGGACCCGGACATTAGAAATGCCATTTCCCTCTTGCCacctattattttatttcatggtACTGCAGATTATTCCATACCTTCAGATGACAG TAAGAATTTTGCTGAAACTCTTAAAAGTGTTGGGGTAAAAGCTGAATCAATTTTGTATGAAGGAAAGAGTCACACAGATTTGTTTGTTCAG GATCCGATGAGAGGTTGTGGAGATCAGATGTTTGAAGATTTAGTAGCTAATATTCATGCTGGTGACATGGAGGCCCTCGCCAAAGATGCAGTGGCTCCTCCAAGAAGGCGCCTTGTACCTGAATTTATGTTGCAGTTGGCTCGCAGAGTTAGCCCATTCTAA